In one window of Streptomyces sp. NBC_01224 DNA:
- a CDS encoding polyketide synthase, whose product MGFEPIAIVGRGCVLPDALDPDTFWNNIAAGRNSLSAVPDGRWRLPHHWAMGSVDEHLDRTWTDVGGYVRGFESAFDPSGFRIAPERILALDPLFQWVMYGARQALTEAGREGPLPRAGLVLGNLSFPTAAGSAFAEHVWLSAQPPSLRDALLTGVRRRRPDARNRFSSGLPAHLAAQALGLGAGAWALDAACASSLYAIKLACDRLHDGTADLMVAGAVNRVDNLYLHVGFCGLSAVSRTGRSRPFHQDADGLMHGEGAGFVALVRLSEALTADLPVLGVIRGIGLSNDGRGGGLLSPAEEGQVRAMRLAYATADIAPETVSLVECHATGTPLGDAVEARSMARIYAAGDDVPIGSAKSNVGHLLASAGVAGLLKVLGAMRTGIRPATLGAERPITGLRGTPLRVLTAPEPWPGPRRAAVSAFGFGGTNAHLIVDFPDGDPVFAVPASARAVPDALVPDSATLTYSGSLAPESSDRPTPGVPVPESQGGRTPVAIVALGARVGDGTSAEDFRRAVLGGERRGPATEIAVELTDLSFPPLALEQTLPQQLLVFEAAREAVRAVSLPRERTMVVIGMGVDPGVARSGARWRLPHWLEHAGPTAVAESPAHAQDAFAPPMTADRVVGSLPNLMANRISTQLDLAGPGFAVSAEEASGLVALDLAARAVRAGEADAALVGAADLSCEPVHRAALRELGHEADPGDAAVVLVLKPLDAARRDGDTVIALLDEESTGEPDMVIGDGSDAAFDPASTFGRAHAAQGLVSVAVAATALQHRAVPRPDEPADTGASPRTAAAVVSPLEGPPARARLRAGDARPWLRGPAPRLHLFSGGDRREVLAALESGVESSDGPARLALVIQDDVELPGRKEAARRWLTEGGIRPADVLYRDEPVKGQTAFVYTNGSASYPGMGHALMLALPSLGETVRAEHGPVGARVRSRSAAGVLDQIWGAAKLATVHTVLTRQLLGLRPDAAIGYSSGESAALMALGAWQDAAGLYEATRDSGLFTTELTGELRAVRRAWERVGVQGSRWSSYLVSAPLNTVRTELAAEPAVHLMAVNAPGVCVIGGESRACAAVVARLGAGRAIAIDYDMAAHAPELADVRDKWRQVHHRPTTEVPGVRFYSGATGQSYSPTPERVAEALTAQGLDTIDFAGTVEQAWTDGVRIFVEHGPRSLCTGWIKRVLGDRDHVAVALDAPHDQGLRQLCLAVAELVVAGVPVRAHELFAQLGRAAVDLTTPGPTVTVTVPGTPRLTSPEASAVTMPRAPELAPVPDLEADRPGTPAVTASSPGAVRRPLPEGQPTGRPSEPQPASVRALVARQSRRAIALHQEITARHTEAHQRFLRMSAQAVTLLTRAGAGGRTPAFPVQMPGPTTPRPVAPTVAGPLPSPRPEYVPATRPKPVPRSPHGPLPGPKFDRAQLEHLASRQISALFGARFAAQDAYAVQTRMPAPPMLLADRVTGIDAVPAALVEPGPVHADGTIWTETDVRPDSWYLDATGRMPTGLMVEAGQADLLLLSWLGVDLLNRGERVYRLLGCELTFHGSPPEAGDTLRYEIHIDGHAEHDGVRLFFFRYDCHVDGELRLSVRKGRAGFFTPAELGGSGGVRWDPADCRPGDALPLDPPAVRCELTGFTAERVRALAEGRPADCFGPGWETTAAHVRSPGIGGGRLRLLHEVTVFDPSGGPWGRGYLRAETPVSPDDWFFAGHFKNDPCMPGTLMLQGGLQAMAFYLAAMGFTVDRDGWRFEPVDNAPCSASCRGQVTPDSHRIVYEVFVRGVSSGPLPTLHADVLGTVDGVKAFHGSDVTLRLVPDWPLSHWRRSGPSTVQTGGAPVPLATLGGLAGHRENGPVAAVDGFSFGYASLLACAWGRPSEAFGAAYEPFDGTRKVARLPGPPYHFMSRIAGVDGPQGGMREGSSVVAEYDVPALAWYFEQSGGHTMPFAVLLETALQPCGWLASYVGSALTTGTDLLFRNLDGSGTVTGEVTPATRTVRTHAELTRISRSGDMIIESFEVRCTADGKPLFELSTVFGYFPPSSFDNQAGLAVSAQDRARLDEPCSHTVDLTARPARYCAGPVRLPGPMLLMLDRITGYWPDAGSAGLGRLRSEKDVDAGEWFFRAHFFQDPVQPGSLGIEAMCQLLQYYLLERGMTAGVPHPRFEPVLPDREITWTYRGQITPANRLIRVEMEILEAGRDARGPYATAEASLWGDDTCIYLVRGLGMRVVPGDGPAAFRAGDLPVLQM is encoded by the coding sequence ATGGGATTCGAACCGATCGCCATCGTCGGCCGGGGCTGTGTGCTGCCCGACGCACTCGATCCGGACACGTTCTGGAACAACATCGCCGCGGGCCGGAACAGCCTGTCGGCCGTTCCGGACGGCCGATGGCGGTTGCCGCACCACTGGGCCATGGGCTCGGTGGACGAGCACCTGGACCGCACCTGGACCGATGTCGGCGGGTACGTACGGGGGTTCGAGTCCGCCTTCGACCCGAGCGGCTTCCGCATCGCCCCGGAGCGGATCCTGGCACTGGACCCGCTCTTCCAGTGGGTCATGTACGGTGCCCGGCAAGCACTCACGGAGGCCGGACGTGAGGGTCCGCTGCCGCGCGCGGGCCTGGTGCTGGGCAACCTGTCCTTTCCCACGGCCGCGGGATCGGCCTTCGCCGAACACGTATGGCTGTCCGCCCAGCCCCCCTCCCTGCGCGACGCCCTGCTGACGGGCGTACGCCGGAGGCGGCCCGACGCGCGCAACCGCTTCTCGTCCGGGCTCCCGGCCCATCTCGCGGCCCAGGCGCTCGGGCTCGGCGCGGGCGCCTGGGCGCTCGACGCCGCCTGTGCCTCGTCGCTGTACGCGATCAAGCTGGCGTGTGACCGCCTGCACGATGGCACGGCGGACCTGATGGTGGCCGGCGCGGTCAACCGGGTCGACAACCTCTATCTGCACGTGGGGTTCTGCGGTCTGTCCGCGGTGAGCCGGACCGGCCGCAGCCGCCCCTTCCACCAGGACGCCGACGGGCTGATGCACGGCGAAGGCGCCGGATTCGTCGCTCTGGTGCGACTGTCGGAGGCGCTCACCGCCGACCTGCCCGTTCTCGGGGTGATCCGCGGTATCGGGCTGTCCAACGACGGGCGCGGCGGCGGGCTGCTCAGCCCGGCGGAGGAGGGCCAGGTACGTGCCATGCGCCTGGCCTACGCCACGGCGGACATCGCGCCGGAGACCGTCTCGCTCGTCGAGTGCCACGCGACGGGAACTCCGCTCGGGGATGCCGTGGAAGCGCGCAGCATGGCCCGGATCTATGCTGCCGGAGACGATGTGCCCATCGGTTCGGCGAAGTCCAACGTCGGGCACCTGCTGGCTTCGGCGGGCGTGGCCGGGCTGCTGAAGGTGCTTGGCGCCATGCGCACGGGAATCCGTCCGGCGACGCTCGGCGCGGAGCGTCCGATCACCGGACTGCGCGGCACACCGCTACGGGTGCTGACCGCACCGGAGCCATGGCCGGGGCCGCGCAGGGCAGCCGTCAGCGCCTTCGGTTTCGGTGGCACCAACGCCCATCTGATCGTGGACTTCCCGGACGGCGACCCGGTCTTCGCCGTGCCCGCGTCGGCCCGCGCGGTACCGGACGCCCTGGTTCCGGACTCCGCGACGCTCACGTACTCCGGCTCCCTCGCCCCGGAATCCTCCGACCGCCCGACGCCCGGCGTCCCGGTGCCGGAATCGCAGGGGGGCCGCACGCCGGTGGCCATCGTCGCCCTCGGCGCCCGGGTCGGCGACGGAACCAGCGCCGAGGACTTCCGCCGCGCGGTGCTCGGCGGCGAACGGCGGGGTCCCGCCACGGAGATCGCCGTGGAACTGACGGACCTGTCCTTCCCGCCGCTGGCGCTGGAGCAGACCTTGCCCCAGCAGCTCCTGGTGTTCGAGGCTGCCCGCGAGGCCGTACGGGCTGTCTCGCTGCCCCGCGAGCGGACCATGGTGGTCATCGGGATGGGCGTCGACCCCGGGGTGGCACGCTCCGGTGCCCGCTGGCGGCTTCCCCACTGGCTGGAGCACGCCGGACCGACCGCTGTCGCAGAGTCGCCGGCCCACGCCCAGGACGCCTTCGCACCGCCCATGACCGCGGATCGGGTGGTCGGCAGCCTGCCCAACCTCATGGCGAACCGGATCAGCACCCAGCTCGATCTGGCGGGGCCGGGTTTCGCAGTGTCGGCGGAAGAGGCATCCGGCCTGGTGGCGCTGGACCTTGCGGCACGGGCCGTCCGGGCGGGCGAGGCGGACGCCGCGCTCGTCGGTGCCGCCGACCTGTCCTGCGAGCCGGTCCATCGGGCCGCCCTGCGTGAACTCGGCCATGAGGCCGATCCGGGTGACGCCGCCGTGGTCCTGGTCCTCAAGCCTCTGGACGCCGCCCGCAGGGACGGCGACACCGTGATCGCCTTGCTCGACGAGGAGTCCACCGGCGAACCCGACATGGTCATCGGTGACGGTTCCGACGCCGCGTTCGACCCTGCGTCGACCTTCGGCCGTGCCCACGCCGCCCAGGGGTTGGTCTCCGTCGCGGTCGCGGCGACCGCCCTTCAGCACCGCGCGGTGCCGCGCCCGGACGAGCCCGCGGACACCGGCGCGTCTCCGCGGACCGCGGCTGCCGTCGTGTCACCGCTGGAGGGGCCCCCCGCCCGGGCACGGCTGCGCGCGGGTGACGCCCGGCCCTGGCTGCGGGGGCCGGCTCCGCGTCTGCACCTCTTCTCCGGGGGCGACCGCCGAGAAGTGCTGGCCGCGCTGGAGTCCGGTGTGGAGTCCTCCGACGGCCCGGCCCGGCTGGCACTCGTGATTCAGGACGACGTCGAGCTGCCGGGCCGTAAGGAGGCCGCCCGACGCTGGCTGACGGAGGGCGGGATCCGACCGGCCGACGTGCTGTACCGGGACGAGCCGGTGAAGGGGCAGACCGCCTTCGTGTACACCAACGGCTCGGCCTCCTACCCGGGCATGGGCCACGCGCTGATGCTCGCGCTGCCCTCGCTCGGCGAGACCGTCAGGGCAGAGCATGGGCCCGTCGGCGCCCGGGTGCGGTCCCGATCGGCAGCGGGGGTGCTCGACCAGATCTGGGGCGCCGCCAAGCTCGCGACCGTCCACACCGTACTCACCCGGCAGCTGCTCGGTCTGCGGCCGGACGCCGCCATCGGATACTCCTCCGGCGAGTCGGCTGCCCTGATGGCTCTGGGTGCCTGGCAGGACGCCGCGGGGCTGTACGAAGCCACCAGGGACAGCGGTCTGTTCACGACGGAACTCACCGGTGAACTCCGGGCGGTCCGGCGTGCATGGGAACGTGTGGGCGTCCAGGGCTCCCGCTGGTCGAGCTACCTGGTCAGCGCGCCCCTCAACACGGTTCGTACCGAACTCGCGGCCGAACCCGCAGTCCACCTGATGGCGGTGAACGCACCCGGCGTATGCGTCATCGGCGGCGAGTCGCGGGCGTGCGCGGCCGTCGTGGCCCGGCTCGGCGCCGGCCGCGCGATCGCGATCGACTACGACATGGCCGCCCACGCACCGGAGTTGGCCGACGTTCGCGACAAGTGGCGCCAGGTCCACCACCGTCCCACCACCGAAGTGCCCGGAGTACGGTTCTACAGCGGAGCCACCGGGCAGTCGTACTCCCCGACGCCCGAGCGAGTCGCCGAAGCACTGACCGCGCAGGGCCTCGACACCATCGACTTCGCGGGTACCGTCGAACAGGCGTGGACCGATGGGGTCCGGATCTTCGTCGAGCACGGGCCGCGCAGCCTGTGCACCGGCTGGATCAAGCGCGTGCTCGGCGACCGGGACCACGTGGCCGTCGCTCTGGACGCCCCGCACGACCAGGGGCTGCGGCAGCTGTGTCTCGCGGTGGCCGAACTCGTCGTCGCCGGGGTGCCGGTGCGTGCCCACGAACTCTTCGCACAGCTCGGGAGGGCTGCCGTGGACCTCACCACCCCCGGTCCCACCGTCACGGTGACCGTGCCCGGGACTCCGCGTCTGACGTCCCCGGAGGCGTCCGCGGTGACCATGCCCAGGGCCCCCGAGCTGGCACCGGTGCCGGACCTGGAGGCCGACCGGCCCGGCACACCGGCAGTCACCGCGTCCTCCCCCGGTGCCGTGCGGCGACCGCTGCCGGAGGGACAGCCGACCGGTCGGCCCTCGGAGCCACAACCGGCGAGCGTCCGTGCCCTGGTCGCCCGGCAGAGCCGCCGGGCGATCGCGCTCCACCAGGAGATCACGGCCAGGCACACCGAGGCCCATCAGCGATTCCTGCGGATGTCGGCCCAGGCGGTCACCTTGCTGACACGCGCCGGGGCAGGGGGCAGGACGCCCGCGTTCCCCGTACAGATGCCCGGTCCCACGACGCCGCGCCCGGTCGCTCCCACCGTTGCCGGGCCGCTGCCGTCCCCACGACCCGAGTACGTTCCCGCCACTCGGCCGAAGCCTGTACCGAGGTCTCCACACGGACCGCTGCCAGGACCGAAGTTCGACCGCGCCCAGCTCGAACATCTCGCCTCCCGGCAGATCTCCGCGCTCTTCGGCGCACGGTTCGCCGCACAGGACGCGTACGCGGTGCAGACCCGGATGCCCGCACCGCCCATGCTGCTCGCCGACCGCGTCACCGGCATCGACGCGGTACCGGCGGCGCTCGTCGAGCCCGGACCAGTACACGCCGACGGAACGATCTGGACCGAGACCGACGTCCGCCCCGACAGCTGGTATCTCGATGCCACGGGCCGCATGCCGACCGGTCTGATGGTCGAGGCCGGCCAGGCGGACCTGCTTCTGCTCAGTTGGCTCGGCGTCGACCTCCTCAATCGGGGCGAGCGCGTCTACCGGCTGCTCGGCTGCGAGTTGACGTTCCACGGCAGCCCGCCCGAAGCGGGGGACACGCTGCGCTACGAGATCCACATCGACGGCCACGCCGAACACGACGGCGTCCGGCTTTTCTTCTTCCGCTACGACTGCCACGTGGACGGCGAACTCCGGCTCAGCGTCCGCAAGGGCCGGGCCGGGTTCTTCACCCCGGCCGAACTCGGCGGCAGCGGTGGTGTGCGGTGGGACCCTGCCGACTGCCGGCCCGGCGACGCACTGCCGCTCGACCCGCCCGCGGTGCGCTGCGAGCTGACCGGCTTCACCGCGGAGCGGGTACGGGCCCTGGCGGAGGGGCGGCCCGCGGACTGTTTCGGTCCCGGCTGGGAGACGACCGCGGCCCACGTCCGCTCCCCCGGGATCGGCGGCGGTCGGCTGCGTCTGCTGCACGAGGTCACCGTGTTCGACCCGTCCGGAGGACCGTGGGGCCGCGGCTACCTGCGCGCCGAGACGCCCGTCTCGCCGGACGACTGGTTCTTCGCGGGGCACTTCAAGAACGATCCCTGCATGCCTGGCACCCTGATGCTCCAGGGCGGCCTCCAGGCGATGGCGTTCTACCTGGCGGCCATGGGCTTCACCGTGGACAGGGACGGATGGCGCTTCGAGCCCGTCGACAACGCCCCCTGCTCGGCCAGTTGCCGTGGCCAGGTGACCCCGGACAGCCACCGGATCGTGTACGAGGTGTTCGTGCGCGGTGTCTCGTCCGGGCCGCTGCCGACGCTGCACGCCGATGTCCTGGGAACCGTGGACGGGGTCAAGGCGTTCCATGGCAGTGACGTGACGTTGCGGCTGGTGCCCGACTGGCCGCTGTCGCACTGGCGGCGGTCGGGCCCGTCCACCGTACAGACCGGAGGTGCTCCGGTGCCGCTCGCCACGCTCGGCGGGCTGGCCGGACACCGCGAGAACGGACCGGTGGCCGCGGTGGACGGATTCTCCTTCGGCTACGCCTCCTTACTGGCGTGCGCGTGGGGCCGGCCGAGTGAGGCGTTCGGCGCCGCGTACGAGCCCTTCGACGGCACCCGCAAGGTCGCACGCCTGCCCGGCCCCCCGTACCACTTCATGAGCCGTATCGCCGGGGTGGACGGCCCGCAGGGCGGCATGCGGGAGGGCAGCAGCGTCGTCGCCGAATACGACGTGCCCGCCCTGGCCTGGTATTTCGAGCAGAGCGGCGGTCATACGATGCCGTTCGCCGTCCTCCTGGAGACCGCGCTGCAACCGTGCGGGTGGCTGGCCTCGTACGTAGGCAGCGCGCTGACCACCGGCACGGACCTGTTGTTCCGCAACCTCGACGGCTCGGGAACCGTCACCGGCGAGGTCACCCCCGCGACCCGGACGGTACGCACCCACGCCGAACTGACCCGTATCTCCCGCAGCGGTGACATGATCATCGAGTCGTTCGAGGTCCGGTGCACGGCCGACGGTAAACCGCTCTTCGAGCTGTCCACGGTGTTCGGATACTTCCCGCCCTCGTCCTTCGACAACCAGGCCGGCCTCGCGGTGTCGGCGCAGGACCGGGCCCGTCTCGACGAACCCTGCAGTCACACCGTCGACCTCACCGCCCGGCCCGCCCGCTACTGCGCAGGCCCGGTGCGCCTGCCCGGCCCCATGCTTCTGATGCTCGACCGCATCACCGGTTACTGGCCGGACGCGGGCAGCGCGGGGCTCGGCCGACTGCGGTCGGAGAAGGACGTGGATGCGGGCGAGTGGTTCTTCAGGGCTCATTTCTTCCAGGACCCGGTGCAGCCGGGCTCATTGGGTATCGAGGCCATGTGCCAGCTGCTCCAGTACTACCTGCTCGAACGCGGCATGACCGCGGGTGTCCCGCATCCCCGGTTCGAGCCGGTGCTACCCGACCGCGAGATTACCTGGACGTACCGCGGTCAGATCACCCCGGCCAACCGGCTGATCAGGGTGGAGATGGAGATCCTGGAGGCCGGCAGGGACGCACGAGGCCCCTATGCGACCGCGGAGGCGTCGTTGTGGGGCGACGACACGTGCATCTATCTCGTACGCGGGCTGGGCATGCGCGTGGTGCCCGGAGACGGTCCAGCGGCATTCCGGGCGGGGGACCTACCAGTACTCCAGATGTAG
- a CDS encoding SRPBCC family protein, with product MADILHRIGVEQSSPEQVYDALTTLDGLSGWWTEKTSGETDLGGVIEFRFGPGGFDMKVTGLDPGRLVRWDVVDGPQEWIGTSVQWDLRQDGDYTIVLFKHEGWREPVEFMHHCSTKWAVFLMSLKRLLETGEGAPEPRDVKISDWH from the coding sequence ATGGCAGACATCCTTCACCGCATCGGAGTCGAGCAGTCCTCGCCGGAGCAGGTGTACGACGCGCTCACCACCCTGGACGGCCTGTCCGGCTGGTGGACCGAGAAGACGTCGGGGGAGACCGACCTCGGCGGCGTGATCGAGTTCCGGTTCGGGCCGGGCGGGTTCGACATGAAGGTCACCGGGCTCGATCCGGGCCGGCTCGTCCGCTGGGACGTCGTGGACGGACCGCAGGAGTGGATCGGCACCAGCGTGCAGTGGGACCTCCGACAGGACGGCGACTACACGATCGTGTTGTTCAAGCACGAGGGCTGGCGTGAGCCGGTCGAGTTCATGCACCACTGCAGCACCAAATGGGCCGTCTTCCTGATGAGCCTCAAGCGGCTCCTTGAGACCGGGGAAGGAGCCCCCGAGCCGCGCGACGTGAAGATCAGCGACTGGCACTGA
- a CDS encoding ArsR/SmtB family transcription factor produces the protein MVDDDLWSAVGDPTRRRMLDLLLSEGSGTATSLSEHLPVTRQAVAKHLVVLDRVGLVHATTAGREKQFRVDQAQLARAVAQLADVGAAWGSRLQRIKRIAETIQRGKDTNNETEKKQ, from the coding sequence ATGGTGGACGACGACCTCTGGTCGGCGGTCGGTGACCCGACCCGGCGCCGGATGCTCGACCTGTTGCTGAGCGAAGGCAGCGGGACGGCGACCAGCCTGAGCGAGCACCTGCCGGTGACCCGTCAGGCGGTGGCGAAGCACCTCGTCGTCCTCGACCGGGTCGGCCTGGTGCACGCCACCACCGCCGGCCGCGAGAAGCAGTTCCGCGTCGATCAGGCCCAGCTCGCCCGCGCCGTCGCCCAACTCGCCGACGTCGGAGCTGCCTGGGGCTCCCGTCTCCAGCGCATCAAGCGCATCGCCGAGACGATCCAGCGCGGCAAGGACACAAACAACGAGACCGAGAAGAAGCAGTAG
- a CDS encoding SRPBCC domain-containing protein: protein MELGTIEREIHIDASPEVVFDVVSSPEHLREWWPDEAEFPAVPGGAGRIGFGDFSQGGTWVQFAVVDAVPPRRFSFRWTHDEGESAAPGNSNLVVFELEPAGTGTLLRMTESGFRERGWDEAKAAAKYAEHVTGWDFYLPRLPAYAAKVGAGA, encoded by the coding sequence ATGGAACTCGGAACGATCGAGCGGGAGATCCACATCGACGCCTCACCCGAGGTCGTCTTCGACGTGGTGAGCAGTCCCGAGCACCTACGCGAGTGGTGGCCGGACGAGGCGGAGTTCCCGGCCGTGCCCGGGGGAGCGGGGCGGATCGGTTTCGGGGACTTCTCGCAGGGAGGCACCTGGGTGCAGTTCGCGGTCGTCGACGCCGTGCCGCCGCGGCGCTTCTCCTTCCGGTGGACCCACGACGAGGGGGAGTCGGCCGCCCCGGGCAACTCGAACCTGGTCGTCTTCGAACTCGAGCCCGCCGGGACAGGGACGCTCCTGCGGATGACCGAGAGCGGCTTCCGGGAGCGCGGCTGGGACGAGGCGAAGGCCGCCGCCAAGTACGCCGAGCACGTCACCGGCTGGGACTTCTACCTGCCGCGGCTGCCGGCGTACGCCGCGAAGGTCGGAGCGGGTGCATAA
- a CDS encoding phosphotransferase family protein: MTRGASPALSISAAFFGNYVRFPNHPSHCRSGRHSLPSPRHLRTRTQCPTPRRTGSPHAHELIAAFEELDYALAPGLVHGDAYLGNCLWDGDHALLGDRDEAAIGPREVDLANYQGRRFGKRMGKKSQAGPVYPCSSASATCTHAARTSAAPAWGTQQQPTNSVGD, from the coding sequence GTGACACGGGGCGCATCCCCAGCGCTGAGTATCTCGGCCGCCTTCTTCGGCAACTACGTCAGATTCCCCAACCACCCATCACACTGCCGAAGTGGACGCCACTCACTTCCTTCACCCAGACACTTGCGCACGCGAACTCAGTGCCCGACCCCCAGAAGGACTGGGTCGCCACACGCGCACGAGCTCATTGCCGCCTTCGAGGAACTTGACTACGCCTTGGCCCCCGGCCTCGTCCACGGTGACGCATACCTCGGCAACTGCCTCTGGGACGGCGACCATGCGCTCCTTGGCGACCGGGATGAGGCTGCCATCGGGCCACGGGAGGTTGACCTTGCCAACTACCAAGGCCGGCGATTCGGAAAGCGTATGGGTAAGAAATCTCAAGCCGGCCCGGTCTACCCATGCTCATCCGCATCCGCGACATGCACACACGCGGCTCGGACATCCGCCGCGCCGGCATGGGGAACGCAGCAGCAGCCCACGAACTCGGTCGGAGATTAG
- a CDS encoding pirin family protein encodes MSNLDRQAAVSVCGGRGFVVAEPVRELLTPRHVRLGESTEVRRLLPNLGRRMVGAWAFVDHYGPDDIAGEPGMQVPPHPHMGLQTVSWLHDGEVLHRDSLGSLRTIRPRELGLMTSGRAISHSEESPKSHARFLHGAQLWVALPDAHRHVEPHFQHHTELPTVTAPGLAATLILGELDGATSPGTAYTPIVGADLALSAGAEARLPLDPDFEYAVLSMSGQAEVDGVPVLPGSMLYLGCGRTELPLRADTDAGLMLLGGEPFEEEIVMWWNFIGRSQEEIEEARQAWAEGSRFGEVHGYDGGRLPAPALPPVALKPRGRVR; translated from the coding sequence ATGAGCAATCTCGATCGCCAGGCCGCAGTCTCCGTCTGTGGAGGACGGGGCTTCGTCGTCGCCGAGCCTGTACGTGAACTCCTCACCCCGCGCCATGTCCGGCTGGGTGAGTCCACCGAGGTCCGCAGACTGCTGCCCAATCTGGGTCGCCGGATGGTCGGCGCATGGGCCTTTGTCGATCATTACGGCCCCGACGACATCGCCGGCGAACCAGGGATGCAAGTACCGCCCCACCCCCACATGGGCCTGCAGACGGTCAGCTGGCTGCACGACGGCGAGGTCCTGCACCGGGACAGCCTCGGCAGTCTCCGCACGATCCGCCCGCGCGAGCTGGGGCTGATGACCTCCGGCCGGGCCATCAGTCACTCCGAGGAGAGCCCGAAGTCGCATGCGAGGTTTCTGCACGGCGCCCAGCTCTGGGTCGCCCTGCCGGACGCCCACCGCCATGTCGAGCCGCACTTCCAGCACCACACCGAACTGCCGACCGTCACCGCCCCCGGCCTCGCCGCCACCCTGATCCTGGGCGAACTCGACGGCGCCACTTCGCCCGGCACCGCGTACACCCCGATCGTCGGTGCCGACCTGGCCCTGTCCGCCGGCGCCGAGGCTCGTCTGCCGCTCGACCCGGACTTCGAGTACGCGGTGCTCTCGATGTCCGGCCAGGCCGAGGTCGACGGCGTACCCGTGCTGCCCGGTTCCATGCTCTACCTCGGCTGCGGCCGCACCGAACTCCCTCTGCGCGCGGACACCGACGCGGGCCTCATGCTCCTCGGGGGCGAGCCCTTCGAGGAGGAGATCGTCATGTGGTGGAACTTCATCGGGCGGTCCCAGGAGGAAATCGAGGAGGCCCGGCAAGCGTGGGCGGAGGGCTCCCGCTTTGGTGAGGTGCACGGCTACGACGGCGGCCGGCTGCCTGCTCCCGCGCTGCCGCCGGTGGCGCTGAAACCACGGGGACGGGTGCGCTGA
- a CDS encoding tetratricopeptide repeat protein, giving the protein MSDTYFEFGTSADRWDRAQMFFEAKEYMTAARILEGLVEEAPEQVSPRLLLARAYYHSARLGRAETELRAVLERDPVEHYARLMLGRTLERQGRSAEATGHLRMAAAFSGDLDFDADRTGL; this is encoded by the coding sequence GTGAGCGACACCTATTTCGAGTTCGGTACTTCCGCCGACCGCTGGGACCGTGCGCAGATGTTCTTCGAAGCGAAGGAGTACATGACTGCGGCCCGGATTCTGGAAGGTCTGGTCGAGGAGGCGCCGGAGCAGGTCTCCCCGCGTCTGCTGCTGGCCCGGGCCTACTACCACTCGGCTCGGCTCGGCAGGGCCGAGACGGAGCTGCGGGCGGTTCTGGAGCGCGACCCGGTGGAGCACTACGCGCGGCTGATGCTCGGCCGCACGCTTGAGCGCCAGGGGCGGAGCGCGGAGGCGACCGGTCATCTGCGGATGGCGGCGGCGTTCTCCGGGGACTTGGACTTCGACGCGGACCGGACAGGGCTCTAG